Proteins encoded by one window of Paenibacillus sp. DCT19:
- a CDS encoding VWA domain-containing protein has protein sequence MLRTRKIRWLSGTLVLLVLLTLLLPSTLLPQAVAAQTQSSGIDAVLVADVSNSMNTSDRDKISNEAMKMFIDMLPVQGDKVGIVAYTDQVEREKAMLEIQSDADKSNLKDFIDQLGRGPYTDISVGVAEAVNILNHGADPSHSPMIVLLADGNNDFNKTKGRTQAQSDADLDIAVKEAQAQGIPVYTIGLNADGKLNKDALADLAEQTGGKSFITDTPDDLPQILSEIFADHAKLNVVKLPSITGNGSYQEVTVNVPNDSVLEANISIMSSKPVEIQLTDPAGNAVDLNSDAAKLSTSKSYSLVKLLKPEEGDWKLRVKGAPKDSIDINLLFNYDLQLVVDPIKTKSYKKGDKIDLTAKLENGGQPLQDQDLYADMKATLVINDVDTGKSEEQPIENTGDGFAGTFTVPDNHQYELIIRAEEDSFYRESAPVIINAGGAAGSGTQPTTSAGGEDKPFPWLPVILGVIALIVVAVGGWFLMGWLKRKNRGFVGQMVVEIRDENTGDKSYPQYKKLASFRGKFHLHQLLQLDPELKETEKYIFTPGNGDRIMIRNTAGGTLEKSGRAVDASSGVELKNGDRLSIPLQQADKTILIEYLV, from the coding sequence ATGCTGCGCACACGCAAAATACGCTGGCTTAGTGGAACCTTGGTTCTGCTGGTATTACTAACGCTACTGCTGCCTTCGACGTTGCTGCCTCAGGCGGTAGCGGCTCAGACACAATCAAGCGGAATTGATGCGGTACTTGTGGCCGATGTAAGTAATTCGATGAACACAAGTGATCGTGACAAGATTAGCAATGAAGCCATGAAAATGTTTATTGATATGTTACCTGTCCAAGGGGACAAGGTAGGGATTGTCGCATACACCGATCAGGTCGAGCGGGAGAAGGCGATGCTAGAGATTCAGTCAGATGCAGACAAAAGCAACCTGAAGGATTTTATTGATCAGCTGGGTAGAGGGCCATACACCGACATTTCAGTAGGTGTTGCCGAGGCTGTGAACATCCTGAACCATGGTGCTGATCCGTCTCATTCCCCGATGATCGTACTGCTGGCGGATGGTAACAACGATTTTAACAAAACAAAAGGTCGTACACAGGCACAGTCCGATGCGGATCTGGACATAGCCGTTAAGGAAGCACAGGCACAAGGCATTCCCGTGTATACGATTGGTCTGAATGCCGATGGCAAACTGAACAAGGATGCACTCGCTGACCTAGCCGAGCAGACAGGTGGTAAGTCCTTTATCACGGATACGCCGGATGATCTGCCACAGATTCTAAGCGAAATATTCGCAGATCATGCCAAATTAAATGTCGTAAAGCTGCCTTCCATTACGGGAAACGGCAGTTATCAGGAAGTTACCGTGAACGTGCCGAATGATAGTGTGTTAGAAGCTAACATCTCGATCATGTCATCGAAGCCAGTCGAGATCCAATTAACCGATCCAGCTGGCAATGCTGTCGATCTGAACTCCGATGCAGCCAAGCTATCTACTTCGAAGAGCTATTCCTTGGTGAAGTTGCTCAAACCGGAAGAGGGAGATTGGAAGCTGCGAGTCAAAGGGGCTCCGAAGGACAGTATTGATATCAATCTGCTGTTTAACTACGATCTGCAACTCGTCGTGGATCCAATTAAGACCAAGTCCTATAAAAAAGGCGACAAGATTGATCTAACCGCGAAGCTGGAGAATGGTGGTCAACCATTACAGGATCAAGACCTGTATGCTGATATGAAAGCAACGCTGGTGATCAATGATGTGGATACAGGTAAAAGTGAGGAACAGCCGATCGAGAACACAGGAGATGGATTTGCTGGTACGTTCACCGTTCCAGATAACCATCAATACGAGTTGATTATTCGAGCAGAGGAAGATAGCTTTTACCGGGAGAGCGCTCCAGTCATCATTAATGCTGGCGGAGCAGCAGGAAGTGGAACTCAGCCAACGACATCAGCCGGTGGAGAGGACAAGCCATTCCCATGGTTACCTGTGATTCTGGGTGTCATCGCTCTGATCGTTGTAGCGGTTGGAGGCTGGTTCCTGATGGGCTGGCTGAAACGTAAAAATCGCGGGTTTGTCGGTCAGATGGTCGTTGAGATTCGTGATGAGAACACAGGAGACAAGTCCTATCCGCAATACAAAAAGCTAGCATCATTCCGGGGCAAGTTCCATCTGCATCAATTGCTGCAGCTAGACCCTGAACTTAAGGAAACCGAAAAATATATATTCACACCCGGCAATGGTGACCGGATTATGATACGCAACACGGCAGGAGGCACGCTGGAGAAATCCGGCCGTGCGGTCGATGCAAGCTCAGGCGTTGAACTGAAGAACGGTGATCGGCTGAGCATCCCGCTGCAACAAGCGGATAAAACCATTTTGATTGAGTATTTAGTGTAA